A region of the Mytilus galloprovincialis chromosome 1, xbMytGall1.hap1.1, whole genome shotgun sequence genome:
atttatttcactgAAAGCAAGCCAAAAGTTCGAAATCTGCTGATTATGAGATATGGATTCCATCATTCTTATATCGGCTGTGCAGATCTCTTACCACAGCATGAACAGTAAAAAGTATCTTACATAATGTTAAAAGAAATAAGTCTTCGAACTTCAGCCGTGTTTTCTATATACTGTTATTAAGCACATTGATAACCGACAAATTAGACGCATTGCGTAACTATTGTTAAAACAGCATATTTATCACATCTTTCAATAAGTCGATTAATCCAAAAATAAAGCATAACATATCATTGCCTTGTGTATTGTTGCTCATACACCggcttttattaaaaaaatatacttgtacattatatatatacactaCAGCCATAAGAAATGAAATAATCAACAAATGTTACAATGTAAGCAGAGAGAAGAAATGACGACAGGTTGATTTTTCTCAGCAACTTAATAAAAGCtataatgaaaaatttacaacaatATACAGAATTGTATTTACCATCTCTAGCAACATCTTTCACGTGCAAGTTCATTCGACCAGCCATGTAACCCAGAAAAGAGAAAATCACAAATCCAGCAAAAATACAGGTCAATGTATCTCCTACACATACTATTATAGAATCcctgaaataaataataataaatgcattATAGGGGATCTGATAatctaaaatatatacaaaaaacattaatttatttacataaagaaaaaagtttaactctaatatttataaaattatatatctaacgaaaaaacattttcatattattaatttatgttttaaaccaaaatatttttatcagtagtcattgaagagatgtatttataacaaACGAAAAGGAATGTTAGTTTGCACTAGTTAATATCCGggtatttatcatatttatagatCGGTTACTAACCAAAAACGAAAGTTACGTGTGCAAAatttaggcgatagcaatacacctCATGACCTCAACCTCAAACCCAACCGGCCAAACAACTTGGAAACATAAATAATCTACATTCCAATGATTATAAAGTAACTCTTACTTGAGTATGTTATTATGGAATCTGTTATAACTAGCCAATGTTACTAATCCACCTCCAGCTATAGACATAGAAAAGAATATCTGTACAGCTGCATCTTTCCATACCTGGAAATTATGTGCAATGGATGTCAATACCGTTATAGCGATGATATGCATACACAACATTGcatatgtatatagatataggaatatgtggtatgagtgccaatgagccaattctccattcaagtcacaaattataaaagtaaaccattataggccaaggtacagccttcaagacgaagctttggctcacaccgaacacgAAGCTATGAAGGACCccaaaaaaatctaatttaaaaccattttaacgagaaaaccaacggtctaatctataatagatacttcaatcttaattgaccagGACTGAAAAATTTCCTACGCCAGGTCGGTGGTTCTCTCTGAGCACTCCGACTTCCTTCACTAATAAGACTGACCGCCACAAAAGAACCAATAGTGCTGAAAATGgcgtttttttgttggttttttttttgtttttttttttttgtttgttaaatgccTCCATATATTGAGATGCATATAGAAGAAATATGACAAAAATGCTTAACTTCAAGAGAAATTTTTCTATTATCGttatcatattttcattttttttttaattggtacATACATCATGTATATGCTATCAATCTCCttatatattataattgtatatgTAGTATAAATGCGACgatttcaattgaaaataatgtcagtttcaaaTTTAGCAATATCACATGTATACAACAGACAAGTGGTGACACttgatttgtttaaattaaatgttttgattgTATATTTTCAGTTTAATATTCCTTGTTATCAACGATTGTTAGGACGAAACTTTTTTCAATCAAAGTTTCACTCCGACAATTTTGTTTGTTCAGCTTAGTTTGATTTTGGTGCTTTTAATAATTTGACATGACGATTTCCCTAAACTTTCGTCTCCACTGTATCAGATGAAGGTAATTCGGAATTTCCAGAAACATGCTATTTGTGCACACTGAAATGTGTACCATACACATAAATGTTCTTCATCTGTATTTACGtacttacatatataaataaagatattttacaaTGCGATGAATGTCTTGTAAATCTGGTATGCTTTTAGCTGTGCCATTTTCTCTTGTTTAAATGTCTGCATTAATCATAAAATATGACATATGAAAAATTCATAGCTCTTAAAATAATTATACCTGAGCGTCTAGAAGCCTATCGAAGTCTGGaacaatgaaataatatataCCCTGACCTGCATTGTCGAGTGTTACAccacgaaaaaataaaataatcaacacaACGAACGGGAATATAGCTGTGAAATATACAACctgaaataaaatgttaaaaaagaaataacaaatgaCTACGAAGCATCCCTTTGATGTCCTCATTTACCATTTACACTGAATAAGGGACCTATATATGTAGAAGTCCATTGGTTGTCGTTTCATTATagtttaaattctccctcgccctgctcgtccgaacTTAAGTATTTTTAAATCTCTAAATTCAATAGGCTGTAAACAAGtcaaacacagatataggattagttgctcgcagtaacatcttattttctcttgtgatacaatattttattttactttattgtacatatttcttcgattgaaacaatatataaatacatgacatataacattgttcctCTTTCGCATCGTTTCTTTTTCCTCGGCTAATacctccaacgcctgtacgtacaataaacatagcagcaactgcatatatacctatgtgaccaacttcaattcgacgtaactgcgagcaccttcgatactaatacatttaaatgccaaactttatatagtaccattaAACCCCACCCGTAAAAACCGCCAAAACTTCCTCGTGCCTCCTGCACCtaacatcaaatttataaatagtacatactatTACAAAACCAGTATCCGAACTAGTTACACTAGTTCCCGTCTATAAATAATTACTACAAATAGCGAACGGGAAAAACCTTATTTCAAgcgaaataaaatacatttatcgaAAGTAGCAGGATAGGTATTTAATTATATGATTACAAAGAATAAGAAGTATTATATAGTTTATCATAGTTCGCttgcatttttaaaaaatacaaaaaaaaaaaaaaactctgaacGTTCAGGCTTGCCTTTTCGATATTTCAAcatattatcaaatttatataattattgtttaataaatgtactttatttttttaatttatacgtTTTCAACCGTTTAACCTAGCTTTTCAGTTTAGTACGTGTACCTATTACAAATTTATACGTTTTCAGCCTTTTCCTAACTTTTCAGTTGTTTAATGCCTTAGAAAATTCTTACCTTTCCTGTTGTTTTAATACCCTTCATAAGGCACAAGAAGCATATTATCCACGCCAACATTAAACACATTACAAGCTGCCATTTTGGTTGTCCGAAGTCATCGATACCAGAGCTCATATTTATTGCTCGGTTGCTGTAAATAAAAGTTTctatacatttatatttgtgtatttgtTATTGCTATTAAAagtatgtatttgaattttttctGTCGATATGAACGGTTTGTGCTTCTGTTGACCATACCTGGTACTCTTCCGAGGAATCAGGGTTCATTAAAGGTTAAAAGGAGTAATTTGCATTGCCTATACTATTTAGTTTGAATGTGTAGCATACTATTTTGACCGTGTAATAGTCTTTTTCTTTTCGACTAATAATGTTGAACCCCATGTTGGTTACTTTCTTTTTCACAAAGTGGTTCGAATATGACCAACACTATATAAAGACGGTAATTTTGGTTAAGGGATAGAAATGCTGACTTGCAGTAGATTTCATAAAGAAacgattttaaataaatattgcaaGAGTAATATTACTCTCTATTAGCATGGTATATCGGTTCTGACGTTTCCATTATAACTtaacgtggctgcgtatttatacatcccgcacaacGAAACGGACTTCCGCTGGCACGTGATGTGTGCTACTGCATGCCGGACAAGATCAAGATACAGATTATCATATATTTGCATCTTAGTCATCTCTTTGGAAGATCAAAAGTCTAACCAAATACAGATGGTTATATCACAGATCAAAAGTCTAACCAAATACAGATTGTTATATTAAAGATCAAGCACCAAATTGATAAATGTTATTGAATAGATTATTAATCTACATGCCATCTAAATATGTAATTATACTAACGTCCAGTACTCTTCAGCTGCTGATATCCTTTTATGTCCGGTAACTTCTGTAAACATGGTGTCATTCCATAATCCAAGGAACTGGTCCCCATTGTAACATGTTCCATTCAGATACTTTGTTGTGGTACAGTCGATCAGAGGAAGTTTATCAGCACAAACTATAATAAAGAGGTCAAATTTACATGCACATGAAACACATTTAAAATTCTTGTTTAAATTTACTATTATACATTTAAATTCTTTTGCATCGTATAATAAATCTAAGTTTCTTTGAAAAACAGTTATGAAACGTTCACAAAGATTGGCTTCTTGTTATTTTTCTCATACCTTCTATCATATACTACAGAAAGGATAAGCAAAGATAATACATTCGATTACAAAATAACCTTTTTATTAAGGTCACGGAATGTAAAGAATATTTTAATTCTAAAAGACTTGATTgcaactaaaaaaatataataaattttaagaaatatgaAAGGAAGTATTGTAATAATGATTCAAGTATACTAGTGTATAGATTTTCATTTTCTAGAATAAGTATTTATACTAAtatattcttttattaaaattatcaGATATATTggtatttaaaatatcaaaacgtACTGAATATTTTAGTAATATGTAAAGGACATTTTTAATATGGTAAATAAGGGTGATAATTTAGTGTCGCATAAGCATAAGAGCCACAGACGGAgtactaatgtttttttttcttttttttttcgatttgcTGAGGAGAAATAGTGTCATTAGGTAAGAACTTACATTCAGTATTCCACTCTGGATTATAACAGTCAGCCCAGGGGAGATCACTCGTGaatgaaacaaacaaataataatacgACCAAGCTAAGATCATGTTGTAGTATAATGATGTAAAACCAGACACCAGTACCATGGCAATTCCAACACCTTTAAACATAGGTGCGAACTTCCAGCATGTCATTGGTCCACTGCTACAAAACTGACCAAGAGACGCCTCCATAAAGAAAAGGGGAACACCGATTAATCCCATCATCAAGACAAACGGAATAAGAAAGGCACCACCCCCGTTCCTGTAGCACAAGTAAGGAAAACGCCACACATTTCCAAGGCCGACAGCGTATCCAAGGAGTGAGAGAAGGAAATCAAATCGTCCTGACCAGTTTCCACGATCCTCGTTTTCATCTTTCCCGAATATTAGCTTTCTGCTGTCTGTTGTTTCCACTGTAACCCCAGTACCCTGTTGAAATATATCATTtatgtattatattataatcGTCTAATAACATGTTAAATCGTTCAGttcaaaaagtaatgaaaaaagTACATACTAGAATATAGGAAAAgacataacaaaaaataaattgcaCGGGACTTGTTTTATacgaatgaaaaaaataagtgcttttcatttgttatttcGTCCATTGCGAACACGTCCatctatatttttcttaaactttttataaaatatttggtGTCATAAAATCAGGCTCTATTCTGATGTTCTGCTTTATTACACTCTAAAATCGGCCGTTGTTCTTCTAGTTGATGCAGTAACGTCCAACACATTAGATGTGctaacatctatactattaaacgagaagacctcattttgggtgtcgcttctcttccttccacaataaatcaatcatcatgcctctatgtcctataggttaaatgcatagtcgcatttgtcatccattcttatgattattcagattgagttattttgggagaaaaacgacaaaaaaaggagtccggatatgattccgtcatcggactgccttttagtcatagataagacttccggttttaaagatgcacaaatacaaccaatcgtatgatagataacaaaaatgaaaaataaataagccaatcagagtgtTCTCCATAttatggtgtttagatcgcaagaaccacaactattatacctccttatagaggacaattatttttcgcgtttatctacatgtaaactacgattatactactttaatatatagactctctgttttctttgaaatgtttactattaaaGAGGCCataccagttgtatatatatattaaaataagtaaaacatttgacacaagtacaaccaatcgtatgatggataacaaaaatggaaaaaaaataagccattcagagcgttctcaatatcatggtgtttagatcgcaagaatcacaactattatatctccttagagaggacaattatttttcgcgtttcatatcatggtgtttagttcgcaagaaccacaactattatacctccttagagaagacaattatttttcgcgtttatctacatgtaaactacgattatactactttaatatatagagactgtctgtattctgtcagggactttctatgttagtatgttAGTATGTTAGTAAGGAAAGTCGGCCCTGATTCTGTCtgctgttttctttgaaatttttactatttaaggggtcataccacttgcatatatattaaaataagtaaaacatgctcaacttcatctaaaactacctcgaccaaaaactttaacctgaagcgggacagacacggacgaacgaacgaacgaacggatgtacagactagaaaacataatgcccataaatggggcataacaatttattgttgaaagggaaaatagtgatttggcaaaaatgaaagtaaggtagagattagaagtAGGCAGGActtttttcggggcgtcgggatcgggtgtttttaagctcgggatttggggattgatgcttacgggatccgggaatatatttttcgatttcgggatttcgagatatgcatttctttaaattctgcatctcgggatttcatggttttaagcccgggatttcgggatcacgacccgtccgaccacccctcaaattagccttagtcatttatacatgattcatatcctaccattggcatgttaataaggctctcaaaagaaaaagaaaacactgatggattgtcctagaataaattttattagactaataatggtctatatataagcagttacatttatttcatgtttgaaacggtgcaaattgttaatttgatttgacttttaccaaaagaagcattgtagcaaaggagaagaataattgtggtctgaggccagacacacgagaataattgaatttaacagaaaggaaacaaatattggactttggaaaaagggagagggcttttgataccttttatgaaattcttcatacataaaatcttttacaaaaaatcatcctacaacagtctacaagctgtatatgcccgcgatttcgcgggtgtgttctagtttaatATAAAACAGCATGACAGTATTGTTCTATAcagagaaaataatttttagtcgTATTGCAAACTGCAAATGATTGCATCAACGTAATCATCAAAAAGAGGCGTAATGATTTCATAAAACCATCAGAGGTACAAACTTACCGTGGAAGGTGTCCTGGAATATCCCTTTTTGTCATCGTAGATTCCAGGGTCCAGGGAGGTTCTTATTTCTTTGCCTTCTACAGAACTTTCCTCCGACTCATAATAGTCCCGTCTGGCCTAAGTGATTATAAAACTGAATTTGAAacataacaaaacacatcaagaGAAAAAACAATAATTGAACATATATAGTATTTGCTTGATATCATTAAACCCgagagaaagagaaaaaaaaacctttcagaTTCATTTTATGAGAATATCGACTTACTGTTTATTGGTTTGTCTCGTATGCTAAATGAACTGTCCGTATTGACATTCATGGACATATTTCTGGAAGTTCAAACATATTGCATAAAGCAAGAACAAAGGGACAAGAAACAAGTCTACCCTCCAT
Encoded here:
- the LOC143051591 gene encoding sodium-dependent proline transporter-like, which gives rise to MSKSKPGLKGGARRDYYESEESSVEGKEIRTSLDPGIYDDKKGYSRTPSTGTGVTVETTDSRKLIFGKDENEDRGNWSGRFDFLLSLLGYAVGLGNVWRFPYLCYRNGGGAFLIPFVLMMGLIGVPLFFMEASLGQFCSSGPMTCWKFAPMFKGVGIAMVLVSGFTSLYYNMILAWSYYYLFVSFTSDLPWADCYNPEWNTEFCADKLPLIDCTTTKYLNGTCYNGDQFLGLWNDTMFTEVTGHKRISAAEEYWTNRAINMSSGIDDFGQPKWQLVMCLMLAWIICFLCLMKGIKTTGKVVYFTAIFPFVVLIILFFRGVTLDNAGQGIYYFIVPDFDRLLDAQVWKDAAVQIFFSMSIAGGGLVTLASYNRFHNNILKDSIIVCVGDTLTCIFAGFVIFSFLGYMAGRMNLHVKDVARDGAGLAFVVYPEAVTSMPGAPFWSILFFLMLITLGLDSQFAMLETVLTGVTDQWPHLRQHKTIVILIICSLFFLAGLPLTCPGGIYLLQILDNYVGGWTLLLIGFAECICLTYAYGVTRFMKDIEVMLGFKISLVWKVLWMVISPLVLMFIFVFTFVDYESSTYGDYKFPGWADGIGWFLAVMMVIPIPIVILYKIGYADSYLSVKEKLSLLTSPSDEWGPALVKHRKLVTYVDDWVLDPWAERGAYLNKGYSTPSTYASSRASSIYSIPGFKSKSTGELSEAGISRITSLTFESTV